The Chitinophagales bacterium nucleotide sequence TTTCAAAACCCGTTACCGACACCCCCGGTATATCCTTGGCAGTAAAGCCTAGCGAACCTGCGGTAGATACAGTCAGGAAACAGGCAGACGAACCGGTCAGACAAGCGGAAGTACCTAAGGAGGAACCCAAGGTAGCTGAGCCGGTTAAACAAACTGAAATACCAAAGGAGGATCCCAAAGAAGCAGTGCCGGTCAAAGAGGAGCCTGTACGGGTTATATCTCAGACCCCGGAAGAGCCAGCCTATCAATTGTCAAAAGTGATAAGACGCTCGGAGAGTTCGACCACCGGTGGATTTGGTATTGTTTTCCTTGATCAGTTCCCCGATGGCAGGATCGATACCGTTCGGATTTTGATACCTCCAGCCAAGTCAGCTCCGATCGTGCAGGATAAACCGGTGGAGGAAAAGAAGACCGAGCTGAAGTTTTTAGAAATACTCCCCGATAGTGTAAAGCAGGAAGCAAAGCCACAGCGTTGCCCGGTTTTGGCCACAGAAGAAGATTTCTTCCAGGTTAGACGGGAAATGGCAGGAGAAGTAAGTGATGCTGCGATGGCAGAGAAGGCTAAAAAACCCCTTTCTCAAAAATGTTATACCACTCTCCAGATACGTAATCTCGGGAACCTGTTTCTGGGTGATGCGGGGAAATTGGGTTTTTATCAAATGGCATTTCCCCATGTCTCTGATCCCGAAAGTTTTGGCAAGCTACAGGAGGAGTTAAAGGATCCTGTAGTGGCGGATCGTTTTCGTGTCTGGTGGGAGGCACAATCCACAAAATCGCCCCAATAAGATGAGCCGGTACTTCATGGAGTTGTCGTATAAGGGGACACATTACAAAGGCTTCCAGGTACAGGAGAATGCCCATACGGTACAAGGGGAGATTGAACAGGCTTTAAAGATTTTACAAAGAGAAGAAATACGTCTCACGGGGTCCTCCCGCACAGACGCCGGTGTGCATGCCTTGCAGAATTATTTCCATTTTGATTATGAAGGCGATCTGTTACCTACCCTGGTATATAAACTCAATGCCATTCTTTCCCGGGACATAGCGATCAAGCGTGTATTTCAGGTAGGAGAGGAAGCGCACAGTCGGTTTGACGCCATTTACCGGGAATACCGCTATTATTTAGCCAGGGAGCGCGACCCGTTTTTACAGGACAGGAGCTGGTATTATCCCTATACGATTGACCGGGGTTTATTGGGCCAGGCGGCTTCAGTATTAATGGAGTATCAGGATTTCACCTCGTTTTCCAAGCGTAATACCCAGGCAAAGACCGCCCTGTGTCGGTTGGAAGTCAGTCGATGGGTGGAGGAGGGTGATTGTCTTATATATCAGGTCAGGGCCAATCGGTTTCTACGGGGGATGGTGAGGGCTTTGGTGGCTACTATGTTATTGGTAGCCAGGGGGAAGATGAGCATAGCGGAGTTTCGCCAGGTCATTGAAGCCAGGGATTGCACCCGTGCGAGTTTTGCGGCCCCCGGGTTGGGGTTGTATTTAGTAGAGGTAGGCTTTCCCCAGGGTTATTTCCCCGATCAGCCAATACCAAAGAATGAACCTGGATCATTGTAAATTATTGATTATTATATTTTTAATTCACTATTCGCCATTCACTATTCACTATTCACCATTCACCATTCACCTCTCCCGCCTCACGCCTCACGTCTCACGAAACTCACGCCTCACGCCTCCCGTCTCCCGCCCCTCCCGCTCCAGACTTTCTTCAATTTTTTTCAAAAAAGATTTGTTGGAGAACGCTGGCATCCTATCTTTGCGACCCGCAAATGAAAAGCGGGGTAGTTCTAAGACATAAGTGATTCAGGAGTAAGGGGGATGTGAATAAAAGAAGAGGATTTTTTTTGTGGTGAAAGATGGTTGCTGTATCTTTGCCGTCCGCTTCAAAAAAACGGGTTAGTTCTACTCAAATAATCATCTGATTTTCACGCCGATTTTTTTCGAATTTTTGAAAAATAATTTGGCTAGGAATAAAATGGCTCTTACCTTTGCACTCCCGTTCAAAAAACGGGTAGGCGTAAAAGCTGAAAGATCTTTGAAAGTTGGGAAACAATAGCACATAAATAGACTCTATTTATGCACTTAGGTAAGTCAAGCGAAATATTCGATTTGACACGTTAATTCTACTTTGAATTAGCAGTCAGCATCAAACAACATTTACAATGGAGAGTTTGATCCTGGCTCAGGATGAACGCTAGCGGCAGGCTTAATACATGCAAGTCGAGGGGCAGCGCAGTGTAGCAATACATGGGCGGCGACCGGCAAACGGGTGCGGAACACGTACGCAACCTTCCTTCAAGCGGGGAATAGCCCAGGGAAACTTGGATTAATACCCCATAAGACAATTGGTTCGCATGAATTGATTGTTAAAGAATTTCACTTGAAGATGGGCGTGCGTCTGATTAGGTAGTTGGCGGGGTAACGGCCCACCAAGCCTACGATCAGTAACTGGTGTGAGAGCACGACCAGTCACACGGGCACTGAGACACGGGCCCGACTCCTACGGGAGGCAGCAGTAAGGAATATTGGGCAATGGACGCAAGTCTGACCCAGCCATGCCGCGTGGAGGATGAAGGTCCTCTGGATTGTAAACTTCTTTTATCTGGGAAGAAAAAAGGGAATTCTTTCCCGTCTGACGGTACCAGATGAATAAGCACCGGCTAACTCCGTGCCAGCAGCCGCGGTAATACGGAG carries:
- the truA gene encoding tRNA pseudouridine(38-40) synthase TruA, with the translated sequence MSRYFMELSYKGTHYKGFQVQENAHTVQGEIEQALKILQREEIRLTGSSRTDAGVHALQNYFHFDYEGDLLPTLVYKLNAILSRDIAIKRVFQVGEEAHSRFDAIYREYRYYLARERDPFLQDRSWYYPYTIDRGLLGQAASVLMEYQDFTSFSKRNTQAKTALCRLEVSRWVEEGDCLIYQVRANRFLRGMVRALVATMLLVARGKMSIAEFRQVIEARDCTRASFAAPGLGLYLVEVGFPQGYFPDQPIPKNEPGSL